A part of Podarcis muralis chromosome 13, rPodMur119.hap1.1, whole genome shotgun sequence genomic DNA contains:
- the LOC114582315 gene encoding ferritin light chain, oocyte isoform — MSSQVRQNYDAQSEAGVNRLVNQFLHASYNYLSLGFYFTRDDVALSKFSSFFRHLSEEKHEQAEKLLTFQNRRGGRVVLQDVKKPERDEWTNGAAAMDAALQLEKNLNQALLDLHKVATSHTDPHLCDFLETHFLDEEVKLIKKLGDHVTNLKRVRAKEEGLGEYLFDRLTLGESSD; from the exons ATGAGTTCCCAGGTCCGCCAGAACTACGACGCCCAGAGCGAAGCCGGAGTGAACCGCTTGGTCAACCAGTTTCTCCATGCCAGCTACAACTACCTGTCCCTG GGTTTTTACTTCACCCGGGATGATGTGGCCTTATCCAAGTTCTCATCCTTCTTCCGGCACCTCTCTGAGGAGAAGCACGAACAAGCAGAGAAGCTCCTGACCTTCCAGAACCGCCGTGGAGGCCGAGTTGTCCTGCAGGATGTCAAA AAACCAGAACGTGACGAGTGGACCAACGGAGCTGCTGCCATGGATGCGGCCCTTCAGCTGGAGAAGAATTTGAACCAGGCTCTGCTGGACTTGCACAAGGTTGCCACCAGCCACACAGATCCCCAT CTGTGTGACTTCCTGGAGACCCATTTCCTGGATGAGGAGGTGAAACTGATCAAGAAGCTTGGGGACCACGTGACCAACCTCAAGCGTGTGCGTGCCAAAGAGGAGGGCCTTGGTGAATACCTCTTTGATCGTCTCACCCTGGGAGAGTCCAGTGACTGA